A window of the Tunturibacter empetritectus genome harbors these coding sequences:
- the thiL gene encoding thiamine-phosphate kinase, with amino-acid sequence MLNVYAAISMKKPSPPFGELDLIEQIRQDFATSSSAVKLGIGDDCAILRPPPGCEVLVTTDLTLEGRHFRCDSHPPESVGHRCLARGLSDLAAMGATPIAAFLSLALPSTMLTKSAGRAWTKGFFHGLRALAELHSVPLAGGDTSESPGGRSALILADIVLIGSAPKGRALRRSGASPGDALYVTGQLGGAAAELATMLSRRRRTLNHQTNEDHPHMFPEPRLDVGEALQRRGLATACLDISDGLSTDLSHLCRASGVSAEIEQEALPIHPFARKLNAAAALQATLHGGEDYELLFAAPSSVKMPSTLAGVPLTRIGTLKTRRTGHALMTLLAPDGSRTELKPGGWEHFSKPASKSKKA; translated from the coding sequence GTGCTAAACGTTTATGCTGCCATCAGCATGAAAAAACCTTCCCCACCCTTTGGAGAACTCGATCTGATCGAGCAGATCCGCCAAGATTTTGCCACCAGCAGCAGCGCGGTCAAGCTCGGCATCGGCGACGACTGCGCGATCCTCCGCCCTCCCCCTGGATGCGAAGTACTGGTAACCACAGACCTTACGCTCGAGGGACGGCACTTCCGCTGCGACTCCCACCCTCCGGAGTCGGTAGGCCATCGCTGCCTCGCTCGTGGACTGAGCGACCTCGCCGCCATGGGCGCGACTCCCATCGCCGCCTTCCTCTCCCTCGCGCTTCCCTCCACCATGCTCACAAAATCCGCTGGCCGCGCCTGGACAAAAGGCTTCTTCCACGGCCTGCGTGCGCTCGCCGAGTTGCACAGCGTCCCCCTCGCAGGAGGAGACACCTCAGAGTCGCCCGGCGGCAGGAGCGCCTTGATCCTCGCCGACATCGTTCTGATCGGATCCGCTCCAAAGGGTAGAGCACTGCGCCGCTCTGGAGCCTCCCCGGGAGACGCACTCTACGTAACCGGCCAACTCGGTGGCGCGGCCGCAGAGTTAGCGACCATGCTGAGTAGAAGACGTCGGACCCTGAATCATCAAACCAACGAAGATCATCCCCACATGTTTCCCGAGCCACGTCTGGACGTGGGCGAGGCCCTCCAGCGACGTGGACTCGCCACGGCCTGCCTCGATATCAGCGACGGGCTCTCGACAGACCTGTCCCACCTCTGCCGCGCCTCAGGAGTCAGCGCAGAGATCGAACAGGAGGCACTGCCGATTCATCCGTTCGCGCGCAAGCTGAATGCCGCCGCTGCCCTGCAAGCAACGTTGCACGGGGGCGAAGACTACGAGCTGCTCTTCGCCGCGCCATCCTCCGTCAAGATGCCATCCACTCTCGCTGGAGTGCCGCTCACGAGAATCGGCACTCTCAAGACACGACGCACCGGACACGCACTGATGACTCTGCTAGCGCCAGATGGCAGCCGTACAGAGTTGAAGCCCGGCGGTTGGGAACACTTCTCTAAACCTGCCAGTAAATCGAAAAAAGCGTAG